The nucleotide sequence AGTTCGCTTTATGAAAGCTGATTTTGAGAAACGTCTGGAACCAAAAGGCATTCCTTTAGATGTCATCAATATGGCTGATTATGGTATGATGAATGGCGAAAAAGTGTTAGATCAAGCAATCACGCTCATAGGTGAATAAATAGAACAGTATAACTATCGAACAAGCGATCCAAAAAATAGATCGCTTGTTTTTTCGTATATTTTTTTAGGGCGAAGAATATGAATCATTTTTGGGGTAGAAGGCTTCTGACGAGAGATATTGAAGCAATAGACTGTGAGGAGGTAAATTTACCAAATTATGAGAAGATCGCAGCAGTGGAACGTTTGGGCAACTGGATTCTTTGTCATCGCTGTGGAATGAGGACGTCCGTCATTGATGGACAGCTTGCAGATTACGGTTATTTTTGTACACATTGTCTATATTTAGGGCGATGCGACACTCAACAAGATTTATATTTGTTTGATCAGCCTGAAGCAAAACCTCGAGAAGTCGTCTTTTTTTGGACAGGACAGCTTACTGAAAAACAAACGGAAATCTCAAAGAGAATACTTTGCCATTCAGAAAAAAGACATCATCTTATTTGGGCTGTAACAGGTGCAGGGAAAACAGAGATGCTTTATCCTATTTTAGTGGAAACTTTAAAAGCTGGAGGAAGAGTAGCGATTTGTACACCGCGAGTCGATGTTTGTAATGAATTGTTTTTACGCTATCGTTATGTTTTTCCAGAAGAAAAAATCACGTTGCTCCATGGGAATACAGCAACGGCTTATACCTTTACTTCTTTTGTTATCTGTACGATTCATCAGCTATACCGTTTTTATCGGTCCTTTGATTTAATAGTGATCGATGAGATCGATGCGTTTCCTTATAACGGGGATGCAGGATTAGCTCATGCTGTGCAAACAGCGATTAAACCAGACGGACGATTCATCTACTTAAGTGCCACACCTGATAAAAAGTTACTAAAGGAAATCAAGCAGACGTTTGACATCCACAAACTTGCTTTACGCTTTCATCGGCGTTTGCTTCCTGAACCCGTCTTGGTTTTCATGAATAATTGGCGACAAAAATGCAAGAACAAGAAGAAGATAAAATCTTTGGTGCGGATCATTCATCAATTAATTAAAGAAAACCATATCCTTTTATTTTGTCCAAGTATCACGATGATGCATCGTTTGAAAGCCACACTTCAAGAGGCTCTTCCGAGATATGAGATCACAGATGTTTCTTCAAGAGACAATCAGCGGGCGGAAAAAGTCCAGAAAATGCGAGAAGCAAAATATGACATACTGTTAACCACGATGATCCTTGAACGTGGAGTCACATTTGAAAGAATATCCGTTATCGTTTTAGGAGCGGATCATCCGGTTTTTACTAAATCTTCTTTGGTACAAATCGCAGGAAGAGCCGATCGTAAAGGGCCTTATACGAACAGTCAAGTATACTTTTTCTATGAAGAAAAAACTGCAGCTATTCGAAAAGTTTGTCAGGAAATCAAAGAAATGAATGAAGAAGGGAAGAAGATGCTGTGAGGTGCAGTTGCTGCAGTAAAGATATCTTCCAAAATTTAACATTCAGCGAGATTATTGGTGTTTCGAAATACAGATTACCTCAGACTTGTTCAGTTTGTCGCGCACAATTTCATTTATTGGAAACAAGAGGCTGTTCTGGCTGTCAAAAACCAATCCATTTCAATCTAGAGAGTACGAAAAAGAAAGTAAAGTCTATTCCCGTTTACTGCAGTGACTGTCAAGAATGGAAGAAGAAATATCCGACCTATGATTTTCAGCACCGTGCCTTTTTTGTGTACGATGAAAATATGAAGGCCTGGCTCAATCAATACAAGTTTATGGGAGATATCCGACTAGCAGGCACCTTTGCATATAGATGGACGCAGATAAAAAAAGAATACCCGACATACATCTATTGTCCAATACCTTTATCTGAAAAAAGGCGAACAGAAAGAGGATTCAATCAAGTAAGCGAGATGTTGAAAGCAGCAAGAATTCCTTTTCAGATGCTACTCAAAAGAGAGAAGCATCTGCTGGCTCAAGCAAAAAACACGCGAAAGGAAAGATTGGAGATGCCTCAACCTTTTGAACTTGCAGTCACCTTTTCTAAGATACAAAATAAAAAAATATTGATTATTGATGATGTCTATACAACAGGACAGACTCTTTTCCACGCAGCAGATTGTTTGCAGGTCGCACAGCCGAAAATCATCCGAACCATTTCTTTGGCGAGATGAATTAGATGTGGAAATTTGATAGCGATTTAATTTGCAAATAACCTAGAGTTCGATATAATAGAATTAAGAAGAGGGAAAGAGTGGTCCTTCTCCTTCTTGATTGTGGTAGACGAAAGGGGTAATTTTTATGTTTAGATATAATGTACGCGGCGAAAATATCGAAGTAACTGAAGCGATTCGCGACTACGTTGAGAAAAAAGTAGGCAAACTAGAACGCTATTTCAGTGACGCACCCGATGCAACGGCGCATGTGAACTTAAAAGTTTATACAGAAAAAACAGCAAAAGTGGAAGTAACGATCCCATTACCTTATCTTGTATTACGTGCCGAAGAAACTTCTCCAGATTTATACGCAAGTATCGATTTGGTTGTTGATAAATTGGAACGCCAAATCCGCAAATTCAAAACAAAAATTAATCGTAAATCCCGTGAAACGGGCATGAATACTGCAGATGCTGCTGCTTTATTCAATGAAGAGGACGAAAACGAAAATGATTCTGAATTAGATATCGTACGTACGAAACGCCTTTCATTGAAACCAATGGATAGTGAAGAAGCAGTCTTACAAATGAACATGCTGGGACATAACTTCTTTATTTTTGAAGATGCAGAAACAAATGGTACAAGTATCGTTTACCGCCGTAAAGATGGAAAATACGGACTGATTGAAACAGACTGATCAGCCTTACTTAAATAACAACGAAAACTTGCAGCAGCTACTGACAGCTGCCGCAAGTTTTTTTGAGTTTCCTCCTCTTTTAGATGAAATATGAATAAATTATGAAGTTCTTACTTTAATACGCTTAAGATATTTCAATTATCTATAACTAATGATAAAATGAAAAGTAAAGTCTACATAGTCTGGATAATACACAGAAGGAAAAGGAGATTACACAACGCATGGCCAATTTGATTCGTTCACTTATCGAAAACGATAAGAAAGAACTAAAACGTTTAGATAGCATTGCAAAAAAAGTTGAAGCATACGCTGACCAAATGGCAGCATTAACTGATGAACAATTACAGGCAAAAACTGCTGAATTCAAGGGCAGATACCAAAAAGGAGAAACATTAGATCAATTACTTCCGGAAGCTTTTGCAGTCGTCCGAGAAGCAGCAAAACGTGTATTAGGTTTATATCCATACCACGTACAATTGATGGGTGGAATCGTGCTTCACGATGGAAATATCCCTGAAATGCGTACTGGTGAAGGTAAAACCTTGACCGCAACGATGCCAGTATATCTAAATGCTCTGACTGGCGAAGGGGTACACGTAGTTACCGTCAATGAATATTTAGCAACCCGTGACTCGACGGAAATGGGCGAACTTTATAATTTCTTAGGATTAACAGTGGGGTTGAATATCAACTCAAAATCTTCGGATGAAAAACGCGAGGCTTATAATTGTGATATCACTTATAGTACGAATAATGAATTAGGATTTGACTACTTGAGAGACAATATGGTCGTTTACCGCCATCAAATGGTACAACGTCCGCTGAATTATGCCATTGTCGATGAAGTTGACTCAATCTTGATTGATGAAGCGAGAACGCCGCTGATCATTTCAGGGCAAGCAGAAAAATCCACAGCTTTATATACAAGAGCAGACAACTTCGTGAAACGTTTGAAAGAAGAAGAAGATTATAAAATCGATGTACAATCAAAAACAATCAGTTTAACCGAAGCAGGGATCGAAAAAGCAGAAGAAACATTCGGTTTGGATAACTTATACGACATTGAAAATACTGCATTGACCCATCACTTGGATCAAGCATTGAGAGCCAACTATATCATGCTTTTAGATATCGATTATGTTGTCCAAGACGGAAAAGTACTGATTGTTGACCAGTTCACTGGTCGGATCATGGATGGACGCCGTTATTCAGATGGACTTCACCAAGCAATCGAAGCTAAAGAAGGCGTAGAGATCGAAGACGAAACGAAAACCATGGCGACGATCACTTTCCAGAACTATTTCCGTATGTACAAGAAACTTGCGGGAATGACTGGTACAGCTAAAACAGAAGAAGAAGAATTCAGAGAAATTTATAACATCCAAGTATACCAAATTCCGACAAATCGTCCGGTTATCCGTGATGATCGTCCAGATTTGCTTTACCCAACATTACAAAGCAAGTTCCACGCTGTCGTGCAAGATATCAAAGATCGCTACCGCAAAGGTCAACCTGTGTTAGTCGGAACTGTTGCGGTTGAAACATCTGAGTTATTATCAGATATGCTGAATCAAGAACGTATTCCTCATGAAGTGCTGAATGCGAAAAATCACTTTAAAGAAGCAGAGATCATCATGAATGCTGGTCAAAAAGGTGCTGTGACGATTGCTACCAACATGGCTGGTCGGGGAACAGATATCAAGTTAGGACTTGGGGTAAGAGAACTTGGTGGTCTAGCAGTTATCGGGACAGAACGACATGAATCTCGTCGTATCGATAACCAGCTTCGAGGACGTGCAGGACGTCAAGGAGACCCTGGTATGTCACAGTTCTACTTGTCATTGGAAGATGATTTGATGAAACGATTCGGTTCAGAACGAATCAAAGCTTTCTTAGATCGGATGAAGATCGGTGAGGAAGATGCTGTTATCCAAAGCAAGATGCTGACGAAACAAGTAGAATCTGCACAAAAACGTGTAGAAGGAAATAACTATGACACACGTAAAAACGTCTTACAATACGATGATGTGATGCGTGAACAACGTGAAGTAATCTATAAACAGCGACAAGAAGTAATCATGGAAGAAAAAAGCTTATCCAAGCCACTAATGAACATGGTCAAACGGACAATCAGTCGTGTAGTAGATGCGCATACACAATTAGAGAAAGAAAATTGGAATTTGGAAAGTATCATCGATTTTGCCGGCAGTACTCTTGTCCATGAAGATAGCATTACTCTTGCAGATATCGAAGGAAAAACAGCTCAGGAGATCAAAGAGTATCTAAACGAACGAGCACAAGAAGTATTTAATACCAAAGCGGCTCAACTAAATGGTCCAGAGCAACTGTTGGAATTTGAAAAAGTCGTGATCTTGCGTGTTGTGGACTCTAAATGGACAGACCATATTGATGCAATGGATCAATTACGTCAGTCAATCGGCTTACGTGCTTATGGACAGAACAATCCATTAGTCGAATATCAAACAGAAGGCTATAAGATGTTTGAAGATATGGTAGGCGCCATCGAGTATGAAGTCACTCGAATCTTTATGAAAGCTGAGATCCGTCAAAACGTACAGCGTGAACAGGTTTCTCAAGGAACAGCTTCTCACTCAGAAGACGGAGATGCCAAAGAAAATAGTAATACTAGCGCGAAAAAACAGCCAATCCATGTGAATAAGGTCGGAAGAAATGATCCTTGTCCTTGTGGAAGCGGGAAAAAATATAAGAACTGTCATGGAAAAAATGCAAACTAATTTCTGACAGCAGGATTGGTGAGACAAATTCTTTTTTTAAGAATTCGTCTCACCTTCTTTCTGTTATTTGCTGATTCTGTTAGACTAGATATAATGAAAAAAGTATAGTGAAAGAAGGAAAAAACATGGAAATATCCGAAATTCGAAATCTCCTGACAGAAATGCAGGAAAAGGTCACAAGTTTCAGGAGGTCTCTTTGACTTAGATCAGCTGGAAGAAGACATCGCGGAAGCAGAAGCAAAAATGGCTGAACCTGGTTTTTGGGATGACAGCGAAGCCGCACAAAAAGTGATCAGCGAAAATAACGCTAATAAAGAAACCTATGACCAATTCCATTCTCTTGCCGAAGAACTAGAAGAAATCGAATTGATGGTGGAGATGCTGCAAGAAGAACCTGATGCAGCAATGCAAGAAGAAGCAGAAACACGTATCAATGCATTAGATGAAAAAATGAAGACGTATGAATTATCTATGCTGTTAGACGGACCTTATGATCGAAACAATGCGATCGTCGAATTGCATCCAGGGGCTGGCGGAACGGAGTCCCAAGACTGGGGCAGCATGCTTTTACGTATGTATACACGTTGGGCAGAGCAGCATGGCTATCAAGTAGAAACACTAGATTATCAAGCAGGTGATGAAGCAGGGATCAAGAGTGTGACCCTGCTGATTAAAGGACATAACGCTTTTGGTTATCTAAAATCAGAAAAAGGTGTTCATCGCCTTGTACGGATTTCGCCTTTTGACTCAGCGAAACGACGTCATACTTCTTTTTGTTCGGTAGATGTGATGCCAGAGCTTGATGAAACGATCGATATAGAAATCAATCCAGATGATTTGAAAATCGATACGTACCGAGCAAGTGGTGCAGGTGGTCAGCACATCAATAAAACAGAATCTGCTGTACGGATCACTCACTTG is from Enterococcus faecium and encodes:
- a CDS encoding DEAD/DEAH box helicase family protein, giving the protein MNHFWGRRLLTRDIEAIDCEEVNLPNYEKIAAVERLGNWILCHRCGMRTSVIDGQLADYGYFCTHCLYLGRCDTQQDLYLFDQPEAKPREVVFFWTGQLTEKQTEISKRILCHSEKRHHLIWAVTGAGKTEMLYPILVETLKAGGRVAICTPRVDVCNELFLRYRYVFPEEKITLLHGNTATAYTFTSFVICTIHQLYRFYRSFDLIVIDEIDAFPYNGDAGLAHAVQTAIKPDGRFIYLSATPDKKLLKEIKQTFDIHKLALRFHRRLLPEPVLVFMNNWRQKCKNKKKIKSLVRIIHQLIKENHILLFCPSITMMHRLKATLQEALPRYEITDVSSRDNQRAEKVQKMREAKYDILLTTMILERGVTFERISVIVLGADHPVFTKSSLVQIAGRADRKGPYTNSQVYFFYEEKTAAIRKVCQEIKEMNEEGKKML
- a CDS encoding ComF family protein, translating into MRCSCCSKDIFQNLTFSEIIGVSKYRLPQTCSVCRAQFHLLETRGCSGCQKPIHFNLESTKKKVKSIPVYCSDCQEWKKKYPTYDFQHRAFFVYDENMKAWLNQYKFMGDIRLAGTFAYRWTQIKKEYPTYIYCPIPLSEKRRTERGFNQVSEMLKAARIPFQMLLKREKHLLAQAKNTRKERLEMPQPFELAVTFSKIQNKKILIIDDVYTTGQTLFHAADCLQVAQPKIIRTISLAR
- the hpf gene encoding ribosome hibernation-promoting factor, HPF/YfiA family, whose product is MFRYNVRGENIEVTEAIRDYVEKKVGKLERYFSDAPDATAHVNLKVYTEKTAKVEVTIPLPYLVLRAEETSPDLYASIDLVVDKLERQIRKFKTKINRKSRETGMNTADAAALFNEEDENENDSELDIVRTKRLSLKPMDSEEAVLQMNMLGHNFFIFEDAETNGTSIVYRRKDGKYGLIETD
- the secA gene encoding preprotein translocase subunit SecA, with translation MANLIRSLIENDKKELKRLDSIAKKVEAYADQMAALTDEQLQAKTAEFKGRYQKGETLDQLLPEAFAVVREAAKRVLGLYPYHVQLMGGIVLHDGNIPEMRTGEGKTLTATMPVYLNALTGEGVHVVTVNEYLATRDSTEMGELYNFLGLTVGLNINSKSSDEKREAYNCDITYSTNNELGFDYLRDNMVVYRHQMVQRPLNYAIVDEVDSILIDEARTPLIISGQAEKSTALYTRADNFVKRLKEEEDYKIDVQSKTISLTEAGIEKAEETFGLDNLYDIENTALTHHLDQALRANYIMLLDIDYVVQDGKVLIVDQFTGRIMDGRRYSDGLHQAIEAKEGVEIEDETKTMATITFQNYFRMYKKLAGMTGTAKTEEEEFREIYNIQVYQIPTNRPVIRDDRPDLLYPTLQSKFHAVVQDIKDRYRKGQPVLVGTVAVETSELLSDMLNQERIPHEVLNAKNHFKEAEIIMNAGQKGAVTIATNMAGRGTDIKLGLGVRELGGLAVIGTERHESRRIDNQLRGRAGRQGDPGMSQFYLSLEDDLMKRFGSERIKAFLDRMKIGEEDAVIQSKMLTKQVESAQKRVEGNNYDTRKNVLQYDDVMREQREVIYKQRQEVIMEEKSLSKPLMNMVKRTISRVVDAHTQLEKENWNLESIIDFAGSTLVHEDSITLADIEGKTAQEIKEYLNERAQEVFNTKAAQLNGPEQLLEFEKVVILRVVDSKWTDHIDAMDQLRQSIGLRAYGQNNPLVEYQTEGYKMFEDMVGAIEYEVTRIFMKAEIRQNVQREQVSQGTASHSEDGDAKENSNTSAKKQPIHVNKVGRNDPCPCGSGKKYKNCHGKNAN
- the prfB gene encoding peptide chain release factor 2 (programmed frameshift), with translation MEISEIRNLLTEMQEKVTSFRRSLDLDQLEEDIAEAEAKMAEPGFWDDSEAAQKVISENNANKETYDQFHSLAEELEEIELMVEMLQEEPDAAMQEEAETRINALDEKMKTYELSMLLDGPYDRNNAIVELHPGAGGTESQDWGSMLLRMYTRWAEQHGYQVETLDYQAGDEAGIKSVTLLIKGHNAFGYLKSEKGVHRLVRISPFDSAKRRHTSFCSVDVMPELDETIDIEINPDDLKIDTYRASGAGGQHINKTESAVRITHLPTGTVVASQAQRSQLKNREQAMGMLKAKLYQLEVEKKEQEAAALRGEQKEIGWGSQIRSYVFHPYSMVKDHRTNVETGNVQAVMDGDLDLFIDGYLKMHLQ